A section of the Vescimonas fastidiosa genome encodes:
- a CDS encoding S1 RNA-binding domain-containing protein has translation MPRKKTEELAVMPEAPALPVVPEEAAEQPVTEECLPETAADPVVEDTVPTESVLAEPAEVVTVPEDPQPSEKPKRTVRKRTAAKKTVEVEKQATPPTEDAAASAEPAPAAVQQRDILTLDARGEAETQAQMEDIIWHEIHNAYRTRRMLSGMLSGIERTEAGKTIAIVDYKGFRIVIPLKEMVLDFPADMYGADYNEMILRHQKILNKMLGAEVDLMVKGIDAKSRTVVASRKDAMLKKQQIYYFGKDSDGQYRIYDGRVVEARVIAVAEQVVRVEVFGVETSILARDLSWDWIGDAHDRYAVGDKTLVRVLEIDRTEPERIRIKADIKSVSGNSKNDNLQKCRIQGKYAGKVTHIHKGVVYIRLSNGANAIAHSCYDRRRPGRKDDVSFAVTHLDEEHGVALGIITRIIKQHV, from the coding sequence ATGCCGAGAAAGAAAACAGAAGAACTTGCCGTGATGCCGGAAGCACCGGCACTTCCCGTCGTCCCCGAGGAAGCGGCAGAACAGCCGGTGACAGAAGAGTGTTTGCCGGAAACCGCAGCCGATCCTGTTGTGGAGGATACTGTACCTACAGAGAGTGTTCTCGCTGAGCCTGCGGAAGTGGTGACTGTGCCGGAGGATCCCCAGCCCTCTGAAAAGCCGAAGCGCACTGTCCGCAAACGAACCGCTGCAAAAAAGACGGTAGAGGTGGAGAAGCAGGCTACGCCGCCTACTGAGGATGCTGCCGCCTCTGCTGAACCTGCCCCTGCCGCTGTCCAACAGAGAGATATTTTGACTTTGGATGCCCGGGGCGAAGCGGAAACGCAGGCGCAGATGGAGGACATTATCTGGCACGAGATCCACAATGCCTACCGCACCCGGCGCATGCTCTCCGGTATGCTGAGCGGCATTGAAAGAACGGAGGCGGGGAAAACCATTGCCATTGTGGACTACAAGGGATTCCGCATTGTGATCCCCTTGAAGGAGATGGTGCTGGACTTCCCGGCAGATATGTACGGTGCTGACTATAATGAGATGATCCTTCGACACCAGAAGATCCTCAATAAGATGCTGGGCGCAGAGGTGGATCTTATGGTCAAGGGCATCGACGCCAAAAGCCGAACCGTTGTTGCCAGCCGAAAGGATGCCATGCTGAAGAAGCAGCAGATCTACTATTTCGGTAAGGACAGTGACGGACAGTATCGTATCTATGACGGACGCGTGGTAGAAGCCCGTGTGATCGCCGTGGCGGAGCAGGTCGTCCGGGTCGAAGTGTTTGGCGTGGAGACATCAATTCTGGCTCGCGACCTTTCGTGGGACTGGATCGGCGATGCTCATGACCGCTATGCTGTGGGCGACAAGACTCTGGTACGCGTGCTGGAGATTGACCGCACAGAGCCGGAGCGTATCAGAATTAAAGCCGACATCAAAAGCGTATCCGGCAACAGCAAGAATGACAATCTCCAGAAATGCCGTATTCAGGGCAAATATGCCGGGAAGGTCACCCATATCCATAAGGGCGTTGTGTATATCCGCCTTAGCAACGGGGCCAATGCCATAGCACATTCCTGCTATGATCGGCGCAGACCCGGACGAAAGGATGATGTCAGCTTTGCCGTTACCCACCTGGATGAGGAACATGGCGTTGCGCTGGGGATTATCACCCGAATTATCAAGCAGCATGTCTGA
- a CDS encoding SpaH/EbpB family LPXTG-anchored major pilin, translating into MKKNHRIVSLLLATLMAIGLMTTAFAAEPTINTGKRASLNIYKYDITTASADGAWDAESYVSTGLHDDAVIDKLAKYAVQGVEFTYLRVAGIAMNNELVNGRRRVGVLYGFDGADAVLPAIGVTAADAYKSENGKNYYTSDVLNGKLAAALAANATTVKNALEAAVKNGTAMTETDAAGHTSAENLGQGLYLVVETRVPENVTSTCNPFFVSLPMTTVDGTGWNYDVTVYPKNQTGNPTLEKTVRESKNSTGKNSGSLTDIGDGYAHTATASVGDVVDYQIISTLPTITSKATSLSEYTYVDTMSKGIRYNKQDVVIEFFKDAGCTDKITTWAEDSGKFTVTYDDTANTMTIRMTEAGLTEINEAATVYTDSVKRGYSDCTMRITYAATLTADAQMGDKDNPNDVVLTWKRTNATYFDTLEDCCHVYTYGIDVLKQFSDNGGKVQNVKFLLHNDTDDVYVIAEQKNGVYYAKGFAAKKSDATTFVPNAQGHVMVNGLEDDTYSLTEIATDKGYVLLRDAVKIVIKTAENGQCEKCGAKLLTASATVNGKDVTMTDGNAIVPLTVVNNPGFNLPKTGGYGTWMFTIGGVALLGAAAFIVIRSRKHKNEQ; encoded by the coding sequence ATGAAAAAGAACCATCGCATAGTATCGCTGCTGCTGGCGACACTTATGGCCATCGGCCTCATGACCACGGCATTTGCCGCAGAGCCTACCATCAACACCGGCAAGAGAGCGTCCCTGAACATCTACAAGTACGATATCACCACGGCCAGCGCGGACGGCGCGTGGGACGCAGAATCCTATGTCAGCACCGGCCTGCATGACGACGCCGTCATCGACAAGCTGGCAAAATATGCCGTGCAGGGCGTGGAATTCACCTATTTGAGAGTGGCGGGCATCGCCATGAACAATGAGCTGGTGAATGGTCGGCGCCGGGTAGGTGTGCTGTACGGCTTTGACGGCGCGGACGCGGTGCTGCCCGCCATCGGCGTGACCGCCGCGGATGCCTACAAGAGCGAAAACGGAAAAAACTACTACACCAGCGATGTGCTGAATGGCAAGCTGGCCGCTGCGCTGGCTGCCAATGCCACCACGGTGAAAAATGCGCTGGAAGCTGCGGTCAAGAACGGCACGGCCATGACCGAGACGGACGCTGCCGGTCACACCTCTGCGGAAAACCTTGGGCAGGGCCTGTACCTCGTTGTCGAAACCAGAGTACCGGAGAATGTCACCTCTACCTGCAACCCTTTCTTCGTGTCCTTGCCCATGACCACCGTGGACGGCACAGGCTGGAACTATGATGTGACTGTCTATCCCAAAAACCAGACCGGCAACCCCACGCTGGAGAAAACCGTGCGCGAGAGCAAAAATTCCACCGGCAAGAACAGCGGCAGTCTGACAGACATTGGGGACGGTTACGCCCACACCGCCACCGCCTCAGTGGGTGATGTGGTCGACTATCAGATCATCAGCACCCTGCCCACTATTACCTCCAAGGCGACCAGCCTGAGTGAGTATACTTACGTCGATACCATGTCCAAGGGCATCCGTTACAATAAGCAGGATGTAGTCATCGAGTTCTTCAAGGACGCTGGCTGCACCGATAAGATCACCACTTGGGCGGAGGATTCCGGCAAATTCACCGTGACCTATGACGATACTGCCAACACCATGACCATCCGCATGACCGAGGCCGGTCTGACCGAGATCAACGAAGCGGCTACCGTTTACACCGACAGCGTGAAGCGGGGCTATTCCGACTGCACCATGCGCATCACCTACGCCGCCACTCTGACTGCCGACGCCCAGATGGGCGACAAGGACAACCCCAACGATGTCGTGCTGACTTGGAAGCGCACCAACGCCACTTATTTTGACACGCTGGAGGACTGCTGCCATGTCTACACCTACGGCATCGACGTTCTCAAGCAGTTCAGCGACAACGGCGGCAAGGTGCAGAACGTGAAGTTCCTGCTGCACAACGATACCGACGATGTGTATGTGATTGCTGAGCAGAAGAACGGCGTGTATTACGCCAAGGGCTTCGCCGCCAAGAAGTCAGATGCCACCACTTTCGTTCCCAACGCGCAGGGTCATGTGATGGTCAATGGCTTGGAGGACGACACCTATTCTCTGACCGAAATTGCCACCGACAAGGGCTATGTGCTGCTGAGGGACGCGGTCAAGATCGTTATCAAGACCGCTGAGAATGGGCAGTGTGAGAAGTGCGGCGCAAAGCTGCTGACCGCCTCTGCTACCGTCAACGGCAAGGACGTTACCATGACCGACGGCAACGCC
- a CDS encoding VirD4-like conjugal transfer protein, CD1115 family: MRSLLFSLPLFLVGLLFGGGYLSQFVRNYQQWKDAGGTPGDGSSPAAPVLSFSACCEALFSKSGLIGVGLCLLLLGLLIVMVMRMGYSDVGEYDAERNLTYSNKGTYGTAGFMEKAEMKGVLDLVSDIRKHSGVILGKLDNQVVCIPENSRLNGNIAVFGASGSMKTRAYCINRILQSASETHNGHKESLIITDPKSELYEKTSEYLRSKGYVVKVFNLIQPENSDSWNCLAEIEGDELMAQIFCDIIIRNTGSEKGDHFWNAAEMNLLKALVLYVALGYPPESRNIGEVYKLLVLNAENELDNRFSMLPASHPARAPYALFSQSSDTVRSGVIIGLGSRLQVFQNRPICQITSHDEIDMELPGKQPCAYFCITSDQDSTFDFLTSLFLSFAFIKLIRYADKNCADRRLPVPVHVLGEELTACGVIPDLSRKISVIRSRGVSMSCVFQNLAGLQNRYPYNQWQEILGCCDYQLALGCTDELTAKFLSDRTGEVSVHVSSKAKQLGTWRISNYTPEFRETSGVGKRKLLTMDEVLRLPVNRALVIARGNKVLQVDKYDYTNHYEAKKLRDCKASAHIPEWRKSPVFSPAPKQTEQPIKSKKVPNRRSEFVKTDKDSIMSTKM; encoded by the coding sequence CTGCGAAGTCTGCTGTTCTCGCTCCCGCTTTTTCTGGTGGGGCTGCTGTTTGGCGGCGGCTATCTATCGCAATTCGTCCGGAACTATCAGCAGTGGAAGGACGCGGGCGGAACGCCAGGCGACGGAAGCTCCCCGGCCGCGCCGGTGCTGTCCTTCTCCGCCTGCTGCGAAGCACTGTTCAGTAAGAGCGGGCTCATCGGCGTAGGGCTTTGCCTGTTGCTGCTGGGCCTGCTGATCGTCATGGTGATGCGCATGGGCTATTCCGATGTTGGGGAGTATGACGCGGAGCGCAACCTGACCTACTCCAACAAAGGCACCTACGGAACGGCTGGTTTCATGGAGAAAGCGGAGATGAAGGGCGTCCTTGATCTGGTGTCCGATATCCGCAAACACAGCGGCGTCATACTGGGCAAGCTGGACAATCAGGTGGTGTGTATTCCCGAGAACTCCCGGCTTAACGGCAATATCGCCGTGTTCGGCGCCAGCGGCTCCATGAAAACGCGAGCCTACTGCATCAATCGCATTTTGCAAAGCGCGTCCGAGACCCACAACGGCCACAAGGAGTCCTTGATCATCACCGACCCGAAATCGGAGCTTTACGAAAAGACCAGCGAATATCTGCGCAGCAAGGGCTACGTGGTAAAGGTGTTCAACCTGATCCAGCCGGAGAACTCTGATTCATGGAACTGCCTGGCGGAGATTGAGGGTGATGAGCTGATGGCGCAGATCTTCTGCGACATTATCATCAGGAATACCGGCAGCGAAAAGGGCGACCATTTCTGGAACGCCGCGGAGATGAACCTCCTGAAAGCGCTGGTACTGTATGTGGCGCTGGGTTATCCACCGGAGAGCCGGAACATCGGTGAGGTCTATAAGCTGCTGGTGCTGAACGCGGAGAATGAGCTGGACAACCGTTTTTCCATGCTGCCTGCCAGCCATCCTGCCAGAGCACCCTATGCGCTATTCAGCCAATCCTCAGATACGGTGCGCAGCGGCGTTATCATTGGGCTGGGCAGCCGCTTGCAGGTGTTTCAGAATCGGCCCATCTGCCAGATCACCAGCCATGATGAAATTGACATGGAGCTGCCGGGCAAGCAGCCCTGTGCCTATTTCTGCATCACATCCGATCAGGACAGTACCTTTGATTTTCTCACGTCCCTGTTTCTGTCCTTCGCGTTTATCAAGCTGATCCGTTACGCGGATAAAAACTGTGCCGACCGCAGGCTGCCAGTCCCCGTTCATGTGCTGGGCGAAGAGTTGACAGCCTGCGGCGTTATTCCAGACTTGAGCCGGAAGATCAGTGTGATCCGCTCGCGGGGCGTCAGCATGAGCTGCGTGTTTCAGAATCTGGCGGGCTTGCAGAACCGGTATCCCTACAACCAATGGCAGGAGATATTGGGCTGCTGCGACTATCAGCTTGCACTGGGCTGCACCGATGAGCTGACTGCCAAATTCCTCAGTGACCGCACCGGGGAGGTCAGCGTCCATGTCTCCAGCAAGGCCAAGCAGTTGGGTACATGGCGTATCAGCAACTACACGCCGGAGTTCCGCGAAACCAGCGGCGTGGGCAAGCGCAAGCTACTGACTATGGATGAGGTGCTGCGCCTGCCGGTAAACCGCGCGCTGGTCATCGCACGCGGCAACAAGGTGCTGCAGGTAGATAAGTACGACTATACCAATCACTACGAGGCAAAGAAACTGCGGGACTGCAAGGCCTCCGCCCATATCCCGGAATGGCGTAAAAGCCCTGTGTTTTCGCCCGCACCGAAACAAACAGAGCAGCCTATTAAGTCAAAGAAGGTGCCGAACAGGCGCAGTGAGTTTGTAAAAACCGATAAGGATTCCATCATGTCAACCAAAATGTGA
- a CDS encoding SpaA isopeptide-forming pilin-related protein encodes MKKTIPKPLTLVCLLAVLMGLSAVTAHAETISGTISGGRNYHYYEDKSNVPQWGPFISTKLKYFTRSDTGKTVPAYCMEPAAASSGSALGYSSVSWSALSWNQRYAVTLALAYGHGGSYTFDMNPDYAQLATQAIIWEFVCGYRSPTYPYTLHDITCNRMFRYVDAGVGQAYDTIIDRMMQHGKLPSFAVRYRNQLSESNAIELDWDGSRYTGTVTDTNGVLSQYSFGCNIGGVTIRQEGNALTVTATKEAAEKLDGYVSSEKGYSLDVDGTEAVLLEPSNGSNFQSCAALTTLPDPVWAYIQFKVNKVGSISVRKVDAAGEALAGVEFLLETSADGQPWTEVCSVNTGADGLAQWENLKTGVQYRITEAKTPVGYTLLPEPVEVGTLTADAADITITLCNNAGFELPFTGGTGFTTYFLLAALMLCMGVYFCKKSNIRKENN; translated from the coding sequence ATGAAGAAAACCATTCCCAAGCCGCTAACGCTGGTGTGCCTGCTGGCGGTGCTCATGGGGCTGTCCGCTGTGACAGCTCACGCTGAAACCATCTCCGGCACCATCTCGGGCGGCAGAAATTATCACTACTATGAGGACAAATCCAATGTGCCCCAGTGGGGTCCATTCATCAGCACGAAGCTGAAATACTTTACAAGGAGTGATACCGGCAAGACGGTGCCTGCCTACTGTATGGAGCCTGCCGCAGCCTCCTCGGGGTCTGCCTTGGGCTACTCATCCGTGTCCTGGAGTGCTCTGAGCTGGAATCAACGTTATGCGGTGACCTTGGCACTGGCCTACGGCCACGGCGGCAGCTATACATTTGATATGAATCCCGATTATGCGCAGTTGGCGACCCAAGCCATTATCTGGGAATTTGTCTGCGGCTACCGCAGCCCCACCTACCCCTACACGCTGCACGACATCACCTGCAATCGGATGTTCCGCTATGTGGACGCAGGCGTGGGACAAGCCTACGACACCATCATTGACCGCATGATGCAGCACGGTAAGCTCCCCAGCTTTGCGGTGCGGTACCGAAACCAGTTGAGCGAAAGCAATGCCATCGAGCTGGACTGGGACGGCAGCCGGTACACAGGAACGGTCACCGACACCAACGGCGTGCTGTCGCAGTATTCCTTTGGCTGCAACATCGGCGGCGTGACAATCCGCCAGGAAGGCAACGCATTGACAGTGACCGCCACCAAGGAGGCCGCCGAAAAGCTGGACGGCTATGTCAGCAGCGAAAAAGGCTATTCCCTGGATGTGGACGGCACGGAGGCCGTGCTGCTGGAGCCAAGCAACGGCAGCAACTTCCAGTCGTGTGCCGCACTGACCACCCTGCCCGATCCCGTGTGGGCGTATATCCAGTTCAAAGTCAACAAGGTGGGCAGCATTTCCGTTCGTAAGGTAGATGCCGCAGGCGAGGCTCTCGCCGGGGTGGAATTTCTGCTGGAAACCTCTGCGGACGGACAGCCATGGACAGAAGTCTGCAGTGTCAACACCGGTGCAGATGGACTTGCCCAGTGGGAAAATCTCAAGACCGGCGTACAGTATCGCATTACCGAGGCGAAAACGCCCGTCGGATATACCCTGCTGCCTGAGCCGGTGGAGGTGGGCACGCTGACGGCGGATGCAGCGGACATCACCATCACCCTCTGCAACAATGCAGGATTTGAGCTGCCATTCACAGGCGGCACGGGATTCACAACATATTTCCTGCTTGCGGCACTCATGCTCTGCATGGGTGTTTATTTTTGCAAAAAATCTAATATCAGGAAGGAGAACAACTGA